The following are from one region of the Paenibacillus sp. KS-LC4 genome:
- a CDS encoding glycosyl hydrolase 53 family protein, whose amino-acid sequence MKKRLKLLVFAMMIIALITVQLPLQQAEAAPAFAKGTDISWVPGLEAQGYTWKDKNGTTKDIIQILKNDYQINSVRIRVFVNPSSNYANGYLDMNRAAALAQRAKNAGMSIMLTLHYSDSWADPGQQTKPAAWSNYTFQQLMDAVWNHTRAVMTAMQAKGVTPDWVQIGNETNNGMLWNDGKATVSMKNYAWLVNTGNNAVKSISSGTKTIVHLAGGNDNALFVWNIGGLISNGATFDIIGMSLYPSASDWSAKVDQTISNANDMIARYGKPVIISEIGLEYNQPAATKSFVAAIKTKVRNIAGGKGLGVFYWEPEAPPGYNGGYNKGAWQADGKPTIALEGFLN is encoded by the coding sequence ATGAAAAAAAGACTCAAGCTGCTCGTTTTCGCTATGATGATTATCGCCCTTATTACGGTACAGCTGCCGCTTCAGCAGGCCGAGGCAGCTCCTGCCTTTGCGAAAGGAACGGATATTAGCTGGGTTCCCGGTCTTGAGGCGCAAGGCTACACCTGGAAGGACAAAAACGGCACGACCAAGGATATCATTCAAATTTTGAAAAATGATTATCAAATTAATTCGGTCCGCATTCGCGTATTCGTAAATCCCTCGAGCAATTATGCAAACGGTTACTTAGATATGAATCGGGCAGCTGCTCTGGCACAGCGGGCGAAAAATGCAGGCATGAGCATTATGCTGACGCTGCACTACAGTGATTCATGGGCCGATCCCGGTCAGCAGACAAAGCCTGCTGCTTGGAGTAATTACACGTTCCAGCAGCTGATGGACGCGGTATGGAATCATACCCGGGCGGTTATGACGGCGATGCAGGCGAAGGGTGTGACGCCGGACTGGGTACAGATCGGCAATGAAACGAATAACGGCATGCTGTGGAATGACGGCAAAGCGACGGTCAGTATGAAAAACTACGCGTGGCTCGTCAATACCGGGAATAATGCGGTAAAATCAATTTCTTCCGGTACGAAGACGATCGTTCATCTGGCAGGCGGCAATGATAATGCTTTATTCGTTTGGAATATCGGTGGGCTGATCAGCAATGGCGCCACCTTTGATATTATCGGCATGTCGCTGTATCCATCGGCTTCGGATTGGTCGGCCAAGGTCGACCAAACGATTAGCAATGCCAATGATATGATTGCCCGCTATGGCAAGCCGGTTATCATTTCTGAAATCGGTCTTGAATATAACCAGCCAGCTGCTACGAAGAGCTTCGTTGCTGCGATTAAGACGAAGGTTCGCAATATTGCTGGCGGTAAGGGGCTAGGCGTCTTTTATTGGGAGCCAGAGGCGCCTCCGGGCTACAATGGCGGTTATAACAAAGGTGCTTGGCAGGCGGACGGCAAGCCGACGATTGCATTGGAAGGCTTCTTAAACTAG
- a CDS encoding DUF423 domain-containing protein encodes MFQKYFTIGAIGAAIAVGLGAFGAHTLKEILPADLLAIFETGVRYHMYHSLGLMLVALLADRLGESKWLLSGARLLLAGIVIFSGSLYILAISDIRVLGAITPIGGVAFLAGWVCVIVATLKSRKKAV; translated from the coding sequence ATGTTCCAAAAATATTTTACAATCGGTGCGATTGGTGCCGCTATTGCCGTAGGATTAGGGGCCTTTGGCGCTCATACTTTAAAGGAAATATTACCAGCTGATTTGCTCGCTATTTTTGAAACGGGTGTGCGTTATCATATGTATCATTCGCTTGGCCTAATGCTGGTCGCTCTGCTTGCGGATCGCTTGGGCGAGAGCAAATGGCTGCTTTCCGGAGCAAGGCTGCTGCTTGCGGGCATCGTTATTTTCAGCGGCAGTCTCTACATCCTTGCAATAAGTGATATTCGCGTGCTGGGAGCTATTACACCAATTGGCGGCGTAGCTTTTCTTGCTGGCTGGGTTTGCGTCATCGTTGCGACACTAAAGTCTCGAAAAAAAGCCGTTTGA
- a CDS encoding SMC family ATPase produces MRPLKLTMNAFGPYRDAETIDFAQLDEHRLFVISGSTGAGKTSIFDAICFALYGAASGEDRSEARMLRSHFAGDDTHTSVEFHFAVAQREYQVFRQLPHRKGSNKSETGGKAELYELVDGQAVPLVDRFQVRDVDAKLESIIGLTKEQFNQIVMLPQGEFRKLLTSDTDNKEEILRRIFRTELYEKLELKFQQQNRELNETLKEARLRNDMYMKQSGDALPHREGSLMAATLSQEVYNAAQLLASLEQEAAYYSELVQQGDMQRQQMDEQLLAHEERLRAALALNARFEELAGERSKLAQLELGRAAQEAKGRELQLAERAALLTPYEEQASRAGKDAEAKQQISAAKQQEAETAKQAHAAASQRHASEEQREPERREAERELNRLEELAPVVQQMGEQRQVVTELRARAKQAQMQLEREEAAIAAEKAAKQQGAARLKLMESDGQQLQAKQEQLRRVEQQGKYVSKLIKLEQELAEFKRLEASQDQALSTIRARHDQLEQQWIEGQAGLLAAHLHDGKPCPVCGSVEHPGKIQAAADVPSREQLAEAKEQLAVCERELNASRLQVAAARSSWESSAAELAEYGASAEHLAMQQADLRTQWKQLKEETERLQQQSEEMRVLKEQTEKREAELERLIQVKEQRQAAHQQVQIELGAKESLLARELERIPESLREPEQLQQALAAQQMKVRQDADAWQTAVKQLQQAQLRLAEASVHALQASEQYEEAQRNREEAEKRLLSELKAAAFDSLEAYRAAVKTPQERQALKEQLDAYKSAVQALTSRVTDMQLELAGKQPTDMQELHAAGAELKQQLGTIVAALQTAARYGEEAVRLIRQLTATSERVKQLEAELEQVLDIYQMLKGDNALKISFERYILIEFLEQILQAANVRLQRLSGGQFMLQRSDRLEVRGKQSGLGLDVYDAYTGQNRDVKTMSGGEKFNASLCLALGMTDVIQAHQGGISIEMMFIDEGFGSLDEEALNKAIEALVDLQRAGRMIGVISHVQELKQAFPACLEVHKTKEGYSRTAVTVR; encoded by the coding sequence ATGAGACCGCTCAAGTTAACGATGAACGCCTTCGGTCCATACCGGGATGCGGAAACGATTGATTTTGCTCAGCTGGACGAGCATCGGCTGTTCGTTATTTCCGGCAGCACAGGGGCGGGCAAAACCTCGATTTTTGATGCGATTTGCTTCGCGCTTTATGGCGCGGCCAGCGGGGAGGATCGCTCGGAGGCACGCATGCTGCGGAGTCATTTTGCCGGGGATGATACGCATACGTCGGTTGAATTTCATTTTGCAGTTGCGCAGCGGGAATATCAGGTTTTTCGTCAGCTTCCGCATCGTAAAGGCTCGAACAAAAGCGAGACGGGCGGCAAGGCAGAGCTATATGAGCTTGTAGATGGACAAGCTGTGCCGCTTGTCGACCGTTTTCAAGTTCGTGACGTCGATGCAAAGCTGGAGTCGATCATAGGCCTTACGAAGGAGCAGTTTAATCAAATCGTGATGCTGCCGCAAGGAGAGTTTCGCAAGCTGCTCACCTCGGATACGGATAATAAAGAAGAGATTTTGCGGCGAATTTTTCGTACGGAGCTGTATGAGAAGCTGGAGCTTAAGTTTCAGCAGCAAAACCGCGAGCTGAATGAAACGCTTAAGGAAGCACGGCTGCGCAATGACATGTATATGAAGCAATCGGGCGATGCGCTTCCTCATCGCGAGGGAAGCTTAATGGCAGCGACGCTGAGCCAGGAGGTGTATAATGCGGCGCAGTTGCTTGCCAGCTTGGAGCAGGAGGCAGCTTATTATAGCGAGCTAGTGCAGCAAGGCGATATGCAGCGGCAGCAAATGGACGAGCAGCTGCTTGCACATGAAGAGAGGCTGCGCGCCGCGCTGGCGCTGAACGCGCGGTTTGAAGAGCTTGCGGGGGAGCGAAGCAAGCTTGCGCAGCTTGAGCTGGGCCGCGCCGCGCAGGAAGCGAAGGGGCGCGAGCTGCAATTGGCTGAGCGGGCTGCGCTGCTCACGCCTTATGAGGAGCAAGCGAGCCGCGCCGGCAAGGATGCGGAGGCGAAGCAGCAGATCAGCGCGGCGAAGCAGCAGGAGGCAGAGACTGCGAAGCAGGCGCATGCCGCGGCGTCGCAGCGGCATGCTAGCGAGGAGCAGCGTGAGCCAGAGCGGCGGGAGGCGGAGCGTGAGCTGAACCGGCTGGAGGAGCTGGCGCCAGTGGTGCAGCAGATGGGGGAGCAGCGGCAGGTCGTGACGGAGCTAAGGGCAAGGGCGAAGCAGGCCCAGATGCAGCTGGAACGGGAAGAGGCAGCTATTGCGGCCGAGAAGGCAGCGAAGCAGCAAGGTGCTGCGCGGCTGAAGCTCATGGAGAGCGACGGCCAGCAGCTGCAAGCGAAGCAAGAACAGCTCAGGCGCGTTGAGCAGCAAGGCAAATACGTCTCCAAGCTAATCAAGCTGGAGCAGGAGCTGGCTGAGTTCAAGCGGTTGGAAGCGAGCCAGGATCAGGCGCTCTCCACCATTCGTGCCCGGCACGATCAGCTGGAGCAGCAATGGATTGAAGGCCAGGCAGGCTTGCTCGCCGCTCATTTGCATGACGGGAAGCCTTGTCCAGTATGCGGCAGTGTCGAGCATCCCGGCAAAATACAAGCGGCTGCCGATGTGCCTTCACGAGAGCAGCTTGCCGAGGCAAAGGAGCAGCTTGCTGTCTGCGAGCGTGAGCTGAATGCGTCAAGGCTGCAAGTAGCGGCGGCCCGTTCCAGCTGGGAAAGCAGCGCCGCCGAGCTTGCGGAATACGGCGCCTCTGCTGAGCATCTCGCTATGCAGCAAGCTGACCTACGCACGCAATGGAAGCAGCTGAAGGAAGAGACGGAACGGCTGCAGCAGCAAAGCGAAGAAATGCGCGTGCTTAAAGAGCAGACGGAAAAACGGGAAGCGGAGCTTGAGCGGCTTATTCAGGTAAAAGAGCAGCGGCAAGCAGCGCATCAGCAAGTACAAATTGAGCTTGGTGCGAAGGAGTCGCTGCTCGCCAGAGAGCTGGAACGCATACCCGAATCGCTTCGCGAGCCCGAACAATTGCAGCAGGCGCTCGCTGCCCAGCAGATGAAAGTTCGTCAGGATGCAGATGCCTGGCAGACTGCTGTCAAGCAGCTGCAGCAAGCCCAGCTTAGGTTGGCGGAGGCTTCCGTCCATGCCTTGCAGGCTAGCGAACAATATGAAGAAGCACAGCGAAACAGGGAGGAAGCTGAGAAGAGGCTGCTGAGCGAGCTGAAGGCTGCGGCATTCGATTCATTGGAGGCTTATCGCGCCGCCGTGAAAACGCCGCAGGAGCGGCAAGCGCTCAAGGAGCAACTGGACGCTTATAAATCTGCGGTTCAGGCGCTGACGAGCCGCGTAACAGATATGCAGCTGGAGCTTGCTGGAAAGCAGCCTACGGATATGCAGGAGCTGCATGCAGCGGGCGCCGAGCTTAAGCAGCAGTTGGGGACGATTGTCGCTGCACTGCAAACCGCTGCGCGTTATGGAGAAGAGGCCGTTCGGCTGATTCGCCAGCTCACAGCGACGAGCGAGCGTGTGAAGCAGCTCGAGGCGGAGCTGGAGCAGGTGCTCGACATTTATCAAATGCTTAAAGGAGACAATGCGCTTAAAATTTCCTTTGAACGTTATATATTGATTGAGTTTTTGGAGCAAATTTTGCAGGCGGCAAATGTGCGTCTGCAGCGGCTTTCAGGCGGGCAGTTTATGCTGCAGCGCAGCGATCGTTTGGAGGTCAGAGGGAAGCAAAGCGGTCTAGGCCTAGACGTGTATGATGCGTATACAGGACAAAATCGCGATGTGAAAACGATGTCCGGCGGGGAAAAATTTAATGCGTCTCTCTGCCTTGCTTTAGGAATGACCGATGTGATACAGGCGCATCAAGGCGGAATTTCCATTGAGATGATGTTTATTGACGAAGGGTTTGGCTCCCTGGATGAGGAGGCGCTGAACAAGGCGATTGAGGCTTTGGTTGATTTGCAGCGCGCCGGCCGCATGATTGGCGTCATTTCACATGTGCAGGAGCTCAAGCAGGCTTTTCCCGCTTGCCTTGAAGTTCATAAGACAAAGGAAGGCTACAGCCGCACGGCTGTAACGGTTCGTTAA
- the cysC gene encoding adenylyl-sulfate kinase produces the protein MEAVNSKPFTIDVESNLTLRGDVRVSGEPGKKPVVIVCHGFKGFKDWGFIPYVCEQLATLGFAVISFNFSCNGVAETDFDELDKFAVNTYSREQLDIDIIIAQLLEAKLPFAEELDTKRISLLGHSRGGGNSILAAARHPQLQAVVTWNGIADVNLFTEAFRQEVLSRGVGYVPNMRTQQQMPISPLFFEDLERHAEAFDIKKVLGSLAVPALLIQGDQDSERLVSGYEQMREAAPQHTFVSLTGADHTFGAKHPFAVTTVKLEEALRLTVLFLNERLKKGECQMDQKSPNVQWQSYELGELPQSGQMAYSGSIVWLTGLPASGKSSIAASLHRQLQASGVRTVVLDGDNLRHGLNRDLGFSAEDRRENVRRTAEVARLFASNGSIAIAALVSPLEADRALARAIAAPLPYVEVYVNCPLVICEQRDPKGLYSKARRGEIPLFTGISAPYEEPLVPDLELFSDKGNADTAAEAVIRCLQQRGILTERV, from the coding sequence GTGGAAGCTGTAAATAGCAAACCTTTTACCATTGATGTGGAATCAAATCTGACGCTGCGTGGAGATGTTCGAGTGTCGGGCGAACCGGGAAAGAAGCCAGTTGTTATCGTTTGCCATGGCTTCAAAGGGTTTAAGGATTGGGGCTTTATACCCTATGTCTGCGAGCAGCTTGCAACGCTTGGCTTTGCTGTCATCTCCTTTAATTTCAGCTGCAATGGCGTAGCGGAAACAGACTTTGACGAGCTGGATAAATTTGCTGTTAATACCTATTCTCGTGAACAGCTGGATATTGATATAATTATCGCGCAACTGCTTGAAGCGAAGCTTCCTTTCGCGGAGGAACTGGATACGAAACGGATTTCTTTGCTGGGACATAGCCGTGGGGGCGGAAATAGTATTTTGGCTGCTGCGAGACACCCGCAGCTTCAAGCAGTTGTAACATGGAATGGCATAGCGGACGTGAATCTCTTTACGGAGGCGTTTCGGCAGGAGGTGCTGAGCCGCGGCGTCGGTTATGTGCCCAATATGCGCACACAGCAGCAAATGCCGATATCGCCTCTGTTTTTCGAAGATTTGGAGCGCCATGCAGAAGCATTTGATATTAAAAAGGTGCTAGGCTCACTCGCGGTTCCTGCGCTCTTGATACAGGGGGATCAAGATTCAGAGCGACTGGTTTCAGGCTATGAACAAATGCGTGAGGCTGCGCCGCAGCATACGTTCGTTTCACTAACGGGAGCAGACCACACCTTTGGAGCAAAGCATCCCTTTGCCGTCACAACTGTGAAATTGGAGGAAGCGCTTCGGCTGACGGTGCTTTTTCTAAATGAGCGCCTAAAGAAGGGGGAGTGCCAGATGGATCAAAAATCTCCGAATGTGCAGTGGCAGTCGTATGAGCTTGGCGAATTGCCGCAATCTGGCCAAATGGCCTATTCCGGCAGCATTGTATGGTTAACAGGGCTTCCTGCATCAGGAAAGTCTTCTATCGCTGCCTCGCTTCATAGACAGCTTCAAGCAAGCGGTGTGCGAACGGTGGTACTGGACGGCGATAATTTACGGCATGGACTTAACCGCGATCTTGGCTTTAGCGCAGAGGATCGCCGCGAAAATGTGCGCCGTACGGCGGAGGTGGCTAGGCTATTTGCTAGCAATGGAAGCATTGCCATAGCGGCGCTCGTCTCACCGCTGGAGGCGGATCGAGCATTGGCGCGAGCGATTGCAGCTCCACTGCCCTATGTGGAGGTGTATGTAAATTGCCCGCTTGTGATATGCGAGCAGCGTGATCCGAAGGGACTTTACAGCAAGGCAAGGCGGGGAGAAATTCCGCTGTTCACGGGCATATCTGCACCTTACGAGGAGCCGCTTGTACCAGACCTGGAGCTGTTTTCCGACAAAGGAAACGCGGATACTGCGGCTGAGGCCGTTATCCGCTGCTTGCAGCAGCGCGGTATTTTGACCGAGCGAGTTTAG
- the yhbH gene encoding sporulation protein YhbH yields MAEPLFIVSREDWTLHRKGYEDQARHQEKVREAVRQNLPDIVTDESIVLSDGKQTVKIPIKSIDESHFVYNYNKKQHVGQGDGDSQVGDVLGVDPGAAKGPGKGQGAGDQPGEDYVEAEISIDQLEDMLFEELELPNLEQKQKDVMETTEVVFHDIRKKGIMSNIDKKRTLIQNLKRNANEGRSGIGGISPDDLRFKTWNEIVKPQSNAVVLALMDTSGSMGSFEKYCARSFFFWMTRFLRRKYQHVEMVFVAHHTEAKEVTEEEFFTRGESGGTICSSAYQKALDIIDSRYPSANWNIYPFHFSDGDNLTSDNEKCVKLIDKLLERANLFGYGEVNQYNRSSTLMSAYKNISNKKFMYSIIKDKGEVYKALKAFFSKPAGGA; encoded by the coding sequence GTGGCAGAACCGTTATTTATCGTGTCGCGCGAGGATTGGACCTTGCATCGCAAAGGTTACGAAGATCAAGCCCGGCATCAGGAAAAAGTAAGAGAAGCCGTTCGGCAAAATCTTCCCGATATTGTGACCGATGAAAGCATTGTATTATCCGATGGCAAGCAGACGGTGAAAATACCGATTAAAAGCATTGACGAATCTCATTTCGTCTATAACTACAACAAGAAGCAGCATGTTGGACAAGGCGATGGCGATTCACAGGTAGGAGATGTGCTCGGCGTTGATCCTGGGGCCGCCAAAGGGCCAGGCAAAGGACAGGGTGCGGGCGATCAGCCGGGCGAGGACTATGTAGAGGCGGAAATCAGCATTGACCAGTTGGAGGATATGCTCTTCGAGGAGCTTGAGCTTCCTAATCTGGAGCAAAAGCAGAAGGATGTTATGGAAACAACCGAGGTCGTCTTTCACGATATTCGCAAAAAAGGCATCATGTCCAACATCGACAAAAAACGGACGCTCATTCAAAATTTGAAGCGCAATGCCAATGAAGGACGCTCAGGCATTGGCGGCATCTCGCCGGATGATTTGCGTTTTAAAACGTGGAATGAAATCGTCAAGCCCCAATCCAATGCCGTCGTACTGGCTCTCATGGACACTTCAGGCTCCATGGGCTCTTTTGAAAAATATTGTGCCAGAAGCTTCTTCTTCTGGATGACTCGCTTTCTACGCCGGAAATATCAGCATGTTGAGATGGTATTCGTAGCGCATCATACCGAAGCGAAGGAAGTAACTGAAGAGGAATTTTTCACTCGCGGCGAGAGCGGCGGCACGATCTGCTCCTCTGCCTATCAGAAGGCGCTTGATATTATCGACAGCCGATATCCGTCGGCCAATTGGAACATCTATCCCTTTCATTTTTCCGATGGCGATAATTTGACGTCCGATAACGAAAAATGCGTGAAGCTCATCGACAAGCTGCTGGAACGCGCCAATCTGTTCGGCTATGGCGAGGTGAATCAATATAATCGCAGCAGCACCTTAATGTCCGCATATAAAAACATAAGCAATAAAAAATTTATGTATTCGATAATTAAGGATAAAGGCGAAGTGTATAAGGCGCTTAAAGCCTTCTTCTCCAAGCCCGCAGGCGGTGCTTAA
- a CDS encoding exonuclease SbcCD subunit D, translating into MKWFHTADWHLGKLVQGVYMTEDQRYVLEQLIDDIERERPDAVIIAGDLYDRAIPPIEAVELLDEVLQHIVIKLETPVLAVAGNHDSPDRIDFGTAMMASRGLHIAGRMKREQKPVVLRDEHGEVHFHLVPYADPAHVRYALDDESIRTHDDAMKALTERLQAQLDPAARHVFIGHAFVTATGEAEPNTSDSERPLAIGGAEHVRASYFSPFHYTALGHLHQAHYVSDDNIRYAGSPLKYSVSEEHHAKGYYVVEMEDKGAVTVEKRPFQPLRDLRRVSGTIEEIEQHAKSEDYVFVTLLNENPVLFPMEKVRAIYPNALHVERRPEAGLLADAEASADREIEAVRRREADPVALFASFYQEVKGSPLSESKKQRFADVFGKLLHEEGGGA; encoded by the coding sequence ATGAAATGGTTCCATACCGCAGACTGGCATCTAGGCAAGCTGGTTCAAGGTGTTTATATGACAGAAGACCAGCGTTATGTGCTGGAGCAATTGATTGACGATATTGAACGCGAACGTCCAGATGCCGTCATTATTGCCGGTGATTTATATGATCGGGCCATTCCACCTATTGAGGCAGTAGAGCTGCTCGATGAGGTGTTGCAGCATATCGTTATTAAGCTTGAAACGCCAGTGCTGGCTGTGGCTGGCAATCACGACAGTCCGGATCGAATTGATTTTGGCACAGCGATGATGGCAAGCCGAGGGCTGCATATTGCCGGAAGAATGAAGCGGGAGCAGAAGCCGGTTGTGCTCCGCGATGAGCATGGCGAGGTGCATTTTCACCTCGTGCCTTATGCGGACCCTGCACATGTGCGTTATGCGCTCGACGATGAGAGCATTCGCACGCATGACGATGCGATGAAAGCTTTGACAGAGCGGCTGCAAGCTCAGCTTGATCCTGCTGCGCGACATGTTTTTATCGGCCATGCTTTTGTTACGGCAACCGGAGAGGCGGAGCCGAATACGAGCGATTCGGAGCGTCCGCTGGCGATTGGCGGGGCGGAGCATGTGCGTGCCAGTTATTTTTCGCCCTTTCATTATACGGCGCTTGGCCACCTGCATCAGGCGCATTATGTTAGCGACGATAATATTAGATATGCGGGCTCTCCGCTTAAATATTCGGTTTCCGAGGAGCATCACGCCAAAGGCTATTATGTAGTAGAAATGGAAGACAAAGGCGCAGTAACGGTAGAAAAGCGGCCATTCCAGCCGCTGCGCGATTTGCGCCGCGTTTCCGGAACGATTGAAGAAATTGAACAGCATGCGAAAAGCGAGGATTATGTATTTGTTACGCTGCTGAATGAAAATCCAGTGCTGTTTCCGATGGAGAAGGTGCGTGCCATCTATCCAAATGCGCTGCATGTCGAGCGCAGGCCGGAGGCGGGACTGCTCGCAGATGCGGAGGCTTCTGCTGATCGAGAAATAGAGGCGGTTCGCCGCCGAGAGGCTGATCCGGTAGCGTTATTCGCTTCCTTTTATCAGGAGGTTAAGGGCAGTCCGCTCAGTGAAAGTAAAAAGCAGCGTTTCGCCGATGTCTTCGGGAAGCTTCTGCATGAGGAGGGAGGGGGCGCATGA
- a CDS encoding rhamnogalacturonan lyase — translation MLSVAALLVIPAFVMEPKVSAAAPRQMEALTRGVVAVKVSGGVFVSWRLLGGEAANTGFNVYRNGTKVNSSVITTSTNLLDAGGSNSSTYYVRAVINGVERPASNSVTVWANNYKDIPLDKPAGGTTPSGESYTYSANDASVADLDGDGEYEIVLKWDPSNSKDNSQSGYTGNVIFDAYKMNGQKLWRINMGKNIRAGAHYSQFLVYDFNGDGKGEVVIKTADGTVDGTGQVIGSSTADYRNSSGYVLSGPEYLTVFSGQTGAALATTNYVPARGTVSSWGDNYGNRVDRFLAGVAYLDGTRPSIVMSRGYYTRTVIAAFDFRNGSLTSRWTFDTNSSGNSAYAGQGNHSLSVADVDNDGKDEIIFGAMTVDDNGQRLYNTNMGHGDAMHVSDLNPNRNGFEVFKVNEDTSKPYGAQVHDAATGQILWGVHTGADTGRGMAADIDPRYPGAEVWAGSGVGLRTITGQLISSTPPSSQNFGIWWDGDLLRELLDHAWSGSAGVGVGKIEKWNYNTGAVSRLLTATGTYSNNTTKGNPSLQADLIGDWREEVLWRTEDSTKLRLYTTTDVTTYRLYTLMHDAVYRLGVAWQNVAYNQPPHTSYFLGNGMSTPPAPSMYTTLPQASFTEVGTANALIAEETPLEEGVTATDQELAPQTDSETGPETEPETELGTEPETELGT, via the coding sequence ATGCTCTCTGTTGCTGCTTTGTTGGTTATTCCTGCTTTTGTTATGGAGCCGAAGGTCAGTGCTGCCGCCCCAAGACAGATGGAGGCTTTAACGAGAGGAGTCGTCGCTGTAAAAGTAAGCGGAGGCGTATTTGTCAGCTGGCGGCTGCTCGGCGGCGAGGCTGCTAATACAGGCTTTAACGTGTATCGCAACGGGACGAAGGTAAACAGCAGTGTTATTACGACGAGTACAAATCTTCTGGATGCTGGGGGCAGCAACTCCTCTACCTATTATGTCCGTGCCGTAATTAATGGTGTTGAGCGTCCAGCCTCCAATTCGGTAACCGTATGGGCGAACAACTATAAAGATATTCCGCTGGACAAGCCTGCTGGCGGGACAACACCGAGCGGCGAAAGCTACACCTATAGCGCAAATGACGCAAGCGTAGCTGACCTTGACGGAGATGGGGAATACGAAATCGTCCTCAAGTGGGACCCGTCTAACTCCAAGGATAACTCCCAATCAGGTTATACCGGCAATGTTATTTTTGATGCTTACAAAATGAACGGACAAAAGCTGTGGCGCATTAATATGGGCAAAAATATTCGTGCAGGCGCCCATTATTCGCAATTTCTCGTCTATGACTTTAATGGCGACGGAAAAGGAGAGGTGGTCATTAAAACAGCGGACGGCACCGTAGATGGAACAGGACAGGTAATCGGCAGCTCGACTGCCGACTATCGTAATTCTTCGGGCTATGTGCTGTCAGGCCCCGAATATTTGACTGTGTTCTCTGGGCAGACGGGAGCTGCTCTTGCAACGACCAATTACGTTCCGGCAAGAGGCACCGTATCAAGCTGGGGAGATAATTATGGGAACCGTGTTGACCGCTTTCTAGCTGGCGTTGCTTATCTGGATGGCACAAGACCGAGCATCGTGATGTCGCGCGGCTATTATACGAGAACGGTTATTGCTGCCTTTGACTTCCGTAATGGGTCGTTGACGAGCCGTTGGACGTTTGATACGAACAGCTCCGGCAACTCTGCTTATGCGGGGCAAGGCAATCACAGCCTTAGTGTGGCGGATGTTGATAATGACGGCAAGGATGAAATTATTTTTGGAGCGATGACCGTTGATGATAATGGCCAGAGGCTATACAACACGAATATGGGGCATGGCGATGCGATGCATGTCAGTGATTTGAACCCGAATCGTAATGGTTTTGAGGTATTCAAGGTAAACGAGGACACGAGCAAGCCTTATGGTGCCCAAGTCCATGATGCGGCTACTGGTCAAATTTTGTGGGGTGTCCATACGGGCGCGGATACGGGACGCGGCATGGCGGCCGACATCGATCCTCGTTACCCGGGAGCTGAGGTTTGGGCAGGAAGTGGTGTAGGGCTGAGGACGATTACGGGACAGCTTATTTCCAGCACGCCTCCATCCTCGCAAAATTTCGGCATTTGGTGGGACGGAGACCTGCTGCGCGAGCTGCTTGACCACGCATGGTCAGGAAGCGCTGGAGTTGGCGTCGGCAAAATTGAAAAATGGAATTACAATACCGGTGCAGTCAGCCGTCTGTTAACGGCAACAGGAACTTACTCCAACAATACGACAAAAGGCAATCCTAGCTTGCAGGCTGATCTGATTGGCGATTGGCGCGAGGAAGTGCTGTGGCGTACGGAGGACAGCACTAAGCTGCGCTTGTATACAACCACAGATGTTACGACATATCGTCTCTACACGCTGATGCATGATGCCGTATACCGTTTAGGTGTGGCGTGGCAAAATGTTGCCTACAACCAGCCGCCGCATACGAGCTATTTCCTTGGAAATGGCATGAGCACGCCTCCTGCGCCAAGCATGTACACGACTCTGCCACAAGCCTCGTTTACGGAGGTAGGCACGGCCAATGCTTTGATCGCTGAGGAAACTCCTTTGGAAGAAGGAGTGACTGCCACTGATCAGGAGCTAGCCCCGCAAACGGATTCGGAAACAGGACCTGAAACAGAACCTGAAACAGAACTTGGAACAGAGCCTGAAACAGAACTTGGAACATGA